In Macaca nemestrina isolate mMacNem1 chromosome 10, mMacNem.hap1, whole genome shotgun sequence, the genomic window CGGGAAGTCCAGGAGCGCTGGTACGCCCTGCTCTATGATCCTGTCATCTCCAAGTGAGTGGGAGCTGGTTCCAGCAGTGGGGAGGTACTGGGGACACCAGAATTTGGGTCCTGGAGCAGAGGGAGTTGTACCAGGGCCCCAGGAGGGGTCTGGGAGTCAGGACTCCTGGAGGCTCCTTGCGGGTGATACTGAGGCCTGAGAGGTTTCAAAGAGAAGTTTCTTCCTGCCTCCAGGCAAGGGAGTCTGAaggcagagggaatagcatgGGGGAGAAGACTAAAATGAGTGCCCGGAGTGCACTGTGTGTGTTGTGGCTTTGGGCAGGTCACTTCCAACCTTCCCACATTGACCTCCTACAGTTTCATCCTCCTAATAGAAGAACACCAAGCCCCCTTCTAGCTCCAGTAGCCACAGGCTTCCAAATAAACTCATGTACACATGCAGCACacatttcctcctcctcagtcACTTAATGTCTTCAGGGCTTGGTTGGATGCTTAACACCCATCATCTCCACAGACCCTGGCACCACTTAAGTTGTAGCTGCAGTTCTGATAGGAAATGGACTGGGCTCAGCTTGGAAAGAGGTGGTGGTAGGCAGTGGCTAGGGGGTGACAACTTTGGCCAAGTAAGGAGGAAGAACTTGGAGGGAGCAGCAGCTGGTCCGAGGCTCAGCGTCAGGAAGGACTGGGTGTGAAGGGGACATAGGGGCCTCCGTTTTGTGAGTTGGCTATTCATTCACTTGACAAACCTGTGAAGCCACAGGTTATCTGCTAAGCCTTAGGCCCTTTCTACTGAGGGCCTGGCCTCTAGGTTCTGGATCTCAAAAGCCTGTAGCTTTGGGGGAAATAGTAGGAACCACAGATTGCTAAACACCTTTCCTTCAGCCCTCCCCTCTGTATCTTTCTGTGTCCAGGTTGGCCTGTCAGGCCATGAggcagctgcacccagaggctaTTGCAGccatccagagcaaggccctgtttAGCAAGGCTGAGGAGCAGCTGTTGAGCAAAGTGGGATCGGTAAGGCTGAGGGCTGGGAAAGTGGAGGATCAGGGCGCAGGGAGAGCTGGACCACCTAGAAAACCACTGATGTGGAGAGCTCCCCACCCACTGTCTggatgtgtgcacatgcacacgcatgcacgTCGGCAGGGGCCTTTGTGACAGGGGCCTTAGGAAGAGCCAAGCCTGACTCCCTGGGTGACTAGTTTGCTTCTTCCAGCTCCTggggggtgctgaggtgggaggtagAGATGGTAAGGCAGAGGCATGTGTGAAAAAGCCCAGATGGCTAGAGAATGTTTCCTGCCCTCCAGACCAGCCAGCCCACCTTAGAGACCTTCCAGGACCTGCTGCATAGACACCCCGATGCCTTCTACCTGGCCCGTACCGCAAAGGCCCTGCAGGCCCACTGGCAGCTCATGAAGCAGTATTACCTGCTGGAGGACCAGACAGGTAACGCCCCAGGAGCTGGCAGAATGGgggtgtgtgcacgtgcatgtgtgtgtgtctgaagtACTCGACACAGCTGCCTTCAAGTGCCCTGTAACAGATTCCTCAGTGACCCTCAGTGTCTTGTTCACCTCACATTGCAACAAAACCTACTCTTTTCCAGAGAAAGTGGCTGGGATGGTCTTCAGCATCATCATAAGAGTAGCCAACATTGCCTGGAATCTTGGGCAAAAGGTCCAAATAGCAGAGTTATCTACCACttcttgtcttttgtttgttcatgacacactttttttttttttttttttttttttttttgagacggagtcttgctctgtgccccaggctggagtgcagaggcgcgatctcggctcactgcaagctccgcctcccgggttcacgccattctcctgcctcagcctcctgagtagctgggactacaggcgcccgccacctcgcccggctaattttcttgtatttttagtagagacggggtttcactgtgttagccaggatggtctcgatctcctgacctcgtgatccgcccgtctcggcctcccaaagtgctgggtttacaggcttgagccaccgcgcccggccgttcaTGACACACTTTATCCTCACATAAATAACACATTAATTGTTATGGATAACATTCAAACATGAGCAAAATGAGAAAGTCCTCTTCCCTGCCCACCCTTCACTTTGTTTTCCACCCTAGAGGTAATAACCACTTTTTCTGAGCTTTTCTGCTCTTTGCCTCTCTCCGTTCTTCATtctgtcttccttcttcctcttctcttcccacTAGGCTGTCAGTGCTGTCAAGCTGCCCTCAGGCCATTCATAAATCCCCGCTGGGACTTCACACCCAGTCCATCTGTCTCCCTTTCCCCAAGGGCCACGCTGCTCCCTGCTTCCTCTTGCCCCAGCAGCACAGCACTCCCTCTCCCAGTGACAGGGGTTAAGAAAACAGTGTGATTAAACTGGAGGAACTCCCCAATGAGGTCTGTAATTCAGGTTCTGATTTCCATAGTACAAGTACATTCTCACTTTCTAAAAGTACTGCCAGTTGCCCTCTACATAGTTTTTCACACAGTTCAAACATGAAACTTCTTTGGTACCCATCACCTTACTACCAGGGTCCTGCAGCTTCTGCTTAGGAAAAAGTATTCCTGCAGGAGCATTTTAGGAAATCTCATCAGAGGGAGGCCGTATCTTCCATTCCTAAGGACTTCTGATTTTAGTGGGCCAGGGGGCAGCCCTCTTTATTCCTGCGGCTTCCAAAATTCTGCCTCTTCCTCAGACTCAGATATCACAGAATGCCCACAGAGAGAACAGATACTGACTggataacttttctttttactgCTAAAGCTAGTTCCTTTGTCACTATTTTGAAagttttgccgggcgcggtgactcatgcctgtaatcccagcactttgggaggccgaggtgagtggatcacgaggtcaggagatccagaccagcctgaccaacatggtgcaaccccacctctactaaaaatacaaaaattagccaggcctggtggcgcacacctgtaattccagctactcaggaagctgaggcaggagaattgctgaacccgggaggcagaggttgccgtgagccaagatcacgccactgcactccagcttggatgacagagtgagactctgtctcaaaaaaaaaagaaaagaaagttattttgtgCGAATTTATTTGTTAACTAAAAGGCTTATCGTGAAagttttattccttccttcaaGAGTTTTGTATATGGGGATTTGATTTATCCTTTGCCATTGAGAGCTAGGAGACCCTAGGAACAGGCGGGACACATTGCTTAGCTGTCAAGTCAGCTGAACATGAGATTCGTGGAACTTGAGGCAACTCTGGTGGGGAGGGACTTGATGGAGTGACTGCCTCAGTTCCCCCCGTACGGTCTCACCTCGGCGGGAGGAAGAGGAGCATCTGTGGCCCCCCACACACTCCCCCCTCACTTATTCAGTTGACAGTTGCATGGCCACTAGCTGCTACAGAGCACCCCCTTCAGTCCTGGGAACGGCTGGCCTAAAGGCAGAGGTTTTCAGATTTGGGGAGCCTTAatccctttaatttttttttttttttttttttgagacggagtctcgctctgctgcccaggctggaatgcagtggccggatctcagctcactgcaagctccacctcctgagtttacgccattctcctgcctcagcctccctagtagctgggactacgggtgcccgccacgttgcccagctagttttttgtattttttagtagagacggggtttcaccgtgttagccaggatggtctcgatctcctgacctcgtgatccgcctgtctcggcctcccaaagtgctgggattacaggcttgagccaccgcgcccggccaatttttttttttttttttttttttttaaaagagacagggtcttgccatgttgctcagctGGACTTGAATTCTCAGCTCAAGAGATCTTGCCTCATGCTCCGAGTAGCTAGGTCTGTGGGCACACACTTCCTTTCACATTTTggccagaaaaaaaaaccaaagagttTCATGAAATAGTATTTATCCTGAGCATATCTGATGGGCTCTGATGCTCACTATCctattccatttcattttttgaaaaaaatgaaactaactACATGACCCATTAGCAGGTCATGACCCCAGATCAAGAGACATTGGCTTAAGGTGGGGCGGCACCCACCAGCACATACTTTCTCAGTGGAACTTGGCTGGCAGGTGCCTCCCAGCCCCTCACAGCGTGGCAAGAAATGCTGGAGATCATATGGTGTGATGGAAGGAGAGGTTGAGATTTCGAATTGAGAGAGCAGGATCTAAATCCTGGCTCCATCCCAAACTAGGGTCACATAGTTTAACCCCGCTCctgtgtctgtttcctcatctgtaaaatgtagctAATAGCTAATGATAGTGCCTCCTCTGCTTAGTTCAAGGCTGTGTAATCAAAGCCCTTTGCACACCGAGAAGCCCATACAAAAGgtcaattttaatttctttccctttctagAACCACCTCTACGCTCAGCTAAGCCTAAAGATGCTTTGTGCCAAATTAGAGCCCAGCCTAATCTGGTATGGGCGCCCTTGCTGGTGCTGGGCTCTCCACCCGGTGCAGTCTGCAGCTGTACTTGGCTTAGTGGTCCGCTCAGCATCATGGGGTTCAGCAGGACCCTTGGTGCTCACGCTTCCTCTGTCCTTTGTTCAGTGCAGCCGCTTCCCAAAGGGGACCAAGTGCTGAATTTCTCTGATGCGGAGGACCTGATTGATGACAGTAAGCTCAAGTGAGTGGTTGGAGACACAGGAAGGGGTTGAGAGAGCCGAGTCCCTCCTGTCAGGTAGAGCGCCCCAGGCTGCCCAACCCCAGCCCTTGGGCTCCTGTTGGTGCTTGGCCCCTCTGGCTgagccccctcccctcccactgGGGCCTTCTTAGGCTCCACTGCTTTACCCTTATCCCCAGCCCAACCCCAGAGAAGGAGGCTGGGCCAAGGCCTAATAATACCGCCTTCCAGGCCACTTGGCTAAAGGGGCTCTGGAATGCCCTAATGAGCCAAGTAGCAGGCGAGCTGAAAGTGGACctaaatttttcttctcttcttgccCCTCAGGGACATGCGAGATGAGGTCCTGGAACATGGTAAGTGTGGCCTGATGGGGCAGTGAGGGGATGGAAGCTCCTGCCAGTATCAAGAGGAGCAGTACAAGGTGCTTGTGGCCTCAGAGCGTCCCTCCTTACCACCTCACCTCACCCCAGAGCTGATGGTGGCTGACCGGCGCCAGAAGCGAGAGATTCGGCAGCTGGAACAGGAACTGCATAAGTGGCAGGTGCTAGTGGACAGCATCACAGGTGAGGAGGCCCAGGCACCAGAAGGCAACCTTGCCCTGGTTCCCTGTCTTCCATTCTGGCCCTCGGGTAGGCTCTTCCAAACCCCCTCTTCCCCTAGGCATGAGCTCTCCGGACTTCGACAACCAGACACTGGCAGTGCTGCGGGGCCGCATGGTGCGGTACCTGATGCGCTCACGCGAGGTGAGGCAGGCCCATCTCTACCCTTCCTACACGTGCCTCCTCTGTCAGTGCCTTTCTCTGTGTAGTCCTTGGTTTCTCATCTTTCTCTGGCCTGCATAGACCTACTCCCCCAATTCTTCAGGTCCCAGCCCTCACCTGCCCCATTTCCCCAGATCACCCTGGGCAGAGCAACCAAGGATAACCAGATTGATGTGGACCTGTCTCTGGAGGGTCCAGCCTGGAAGATCTCCCGGAAACAAGGTATCCCCCACCTGCTGCCCCAGCAGGAAGCAGTGTGAGGATGTCCCTCCCAGCCTCTCGCTGTCCTTTCTAGCCCTGGGGCTTGATGTCCATGGGGACCCTCGTGAACTACCTGAGGCAGGGGTTCCTTGGTGTCTGCAGGAAGCAGAGCTGGTCCATGGAGGTTCCTGGTGCTCTCTGGCCTTTCCCCATCCCATCAATCCCTCCCAATCCCATcatccctttttcctttctgcttccaCAGGTGTCATCAAGCTGAAGAACAATGGTGATTTCTTCATTGCCAATGAGGGTCGACGGCCCATCTACATCGATGGACGGCCAGTGCTGTGTGGCTCCAAATGGCGCCTCAGCAACAACTCTGTGGTGGAGGTgagctggggaggaggcaggaaggccAGGATGAGACCTAGGCATGGTGAGCCAGTACACAAGCCTGaccccacctctgtctcccacccAGATCGCCAGCCTGCGATTCGTCTTCCTCATCAACCAGGACCTCATTGCCCTCATCCGGGCCGAGGctgccaagatcacaccacagtgAGGAGTGGTGGCAGGACTCGTGGGCCCTCTCCGGCCTGTTTCGCCTGCCACTCCAGCCCCCTTGAGCTGGGAACTCAAGCTCCTGGAAAAACCTGCCCAGATTGGGCAGTGGGAGGCTCAGCTGCGGGCCATTAATTTGAGCCTTTGAGGGAGGATAGGTCTGGCCGTTGTGAAGCCAGCAGAGGCTGAGAACCTCGGGCTTCCCTAGAGCCAGAGCCCCTCCCGCTCTTCCTCTCTTTAAAAACAACCCTACCCCACATTGCCACCTTCACTCCCGTGTCTCCAGCAGATTAGCCTCAGACTCttcctttattgtttttcttttgtaaataaaaagcAACAGGTTCCAAAgtagtttcttttattattattttttttaatataaaaatttgggACAGGTAGAGGCAGGGGCACATGCAGGGGATGGCAAAGCCCTTCCTTGTCCTCAGGTCTCTGCCCCCAGCCTGCAGAGGGAGACCGGGAGGTCGGAGGAGCAGGCTGAGGAGGGGCCTGCCCCAGGGCTCCAGCCCACCCTCTCTGAGAGTCAGGAGCCAGGCCCTCCTTTGCTTCCAGGCTCCCTGCCCTGAGCCAGCGGGCCACATGGAGTCCATGGGGTGGCCGCCACCCTGTCTTCACTCTGAGGTTGGGCTGAACAGCAGATGGCAGCACGCCTGGCAACACTGAGTTCTAGGGCTGGTACTCAGACCCCTGTGCCTTCTTCCTGGGTCCACTGGACTGTGCCAGAGCCGTGGCAGCCAATAAGCACCATCTCCAGGCTGTGGGGGTCCCAGGGCAAGGCCAGGCCCCCTGACACTGGCGGGGGCTCTCCAGTGCTGGTAGCCTCAGCCTGGCTCACAGGCTCTGGGGGCCCAGTCCTAGCCCCTTCCTCAGAAGGAGGAGGTGAGGCAGGGGTGCTGGGCTCAGAGCAGAGGTCTCCTGAGGCAGGGGGCTCTGAGTCTGAGGTGGAGGTCCAGAAAGCTGTGGCTCGAGGCCAGGGGGAGCTCTGAGATGCTGGGGGACCCCAGGGCCAGGGTGCCATGAGGGGAGGAGGTCCCGGACGAGGGTGGGGCCAAGTCCCACTCAAGACAGAGCCAGCTGGGGGCTGCAGGCAGTAGGAGGATGCCCCAGTGTCCACACACAGAGGCTGCAGAAGCCCGGAGGCGCTGGCTGGGCATGGCCCCTCTCCTGAGGCCCGAGGGCATGGACCCTCCCTATGGGGTGCCAGGACAAGCTGCACAGCCTGGCGAAGTGACTGTAGTCCTTCCCGCATCTGCAGCACCTGTTCTGACAGCTCCATCACCTTcgggggtgggaggaggtgagGTCAGAATGGAGTCAGCCATGGAGTGCCTGCCCCGGCACCCCCCTCACCTCCACCTTCCCCCTCACCTACCGCCTGCCGAAGCTTGTCCAGTGTGTCTGTGTTCCTTGCCTCGCTGGGCCCATGGGGGACAGTGAGCAGGCCACTCTCTGTGGGTAGTAGGATGGGGTTATCAGCTGGGGCTGGTAAGAGGAGACAGGCAGTGGGAGGGTCTAGGCCTTGCCGCAGTTAGACCACATTGACCTGGCAGGACCTGACTCCTAGGATCATCTCTTCTGGCCTTGCCCAAGGTGTTGAATTTTGCCCAAACTTCCATGGGCAGGGAAAACACCGCCCAGCAGCCCTCAGCCACACTGCCTAGCGCTCTCCTTCCCCTCAAAAAGTTGTTCTTTGTGCCTGTcacttgctctgtcctccaggcaaATGGACATTTCTAGGAGCTCGTTACCTTGTTCACTTCCCTGGCCTGGAGCCACTTTCACCCCTGGTTCCCCAGCCCTCTATCCCCGCAGTTagccagacattgtgctaaggCTTTAAgttacattatataatataaacatcAACCCATTTTTTTGCAGACAGGAAGCTGGGGCCAGAGAAGCCAAATTCACACTGCTAGAAAACTGACAGAGCAAGGACATAAACCCAGTTCCTGGCTACATCAAAATTAAAGTGCTGGTCTTCACCACCAAACTCCCCTGCCCGCACGGCACAGAGGGGTAGTGGGGTGAGATGGCCTCCAGGCAGTCTGCCAGTTACTTTAACACTGGTGGCACAGAGGCCAGCAGTGCTTGAGGTTCACAAGGCAAAGGGGCCGCCCACCAACCTAGACCATCCCGGGGCCCTGGTACCTGGTCcaggggaggggctgctgctACATTCCGGGCCAGACTGGCCCATGCGGAAAGAGAACTTGGGCTGGTCCGAGCCACAGCCGTCTTCAATGCCATCTACTACCCTGTGAACCCAGGCACCACGACAACAAATCAATGGACAGGCAGCCACTGTGGGGTCGTATGGGATGGGATGCCCCAGCGTCCACACACACAGGCCACAGGAGCGTGGAACTGACCAGGAGCCCAGGAGAAAGCTAACATGGGGTCCCTTCCCCTAGGAGCTTGAGGTTTAGCTGGGAGGCCAAGCTTGAGCAGCATGAGATGCGAGAGTTCAGAGCAGCGTGTGCCACACACCACACAGTGGAGTGGGAcagcaggagaaaggaggagcacagaggcttcctggaggaggcaggctTGACCCACATAGGCTAGCGGGAATTAAGATGGTTAGATGGGCACCTAGGGTAGGGTGCACCTGCCCAGGGCCTCAGCCTCATCACCACCATCTCTGCCATGGGGGCCTAGGGTCTGCTTACCTGGGGCTCAGATCTGGGGGCACATTCCATGGCATGGGGGGCAGCCGTAGCCCCTCTAGGGCCCGTGGGGGAGCAGAGGGGCCAGCCTCAGCCTTCAAAGCCCCTGCCCTGCCTGGTCTCCCTCTGCCACCTAGACGAGGCCGGGGTGCTGTTCGACGTGGGGATAGCAGCTTGGCAGCCGAGGATGAGGAGGTGCAACCAGGGGACAGCAGGGGGCTGGAGGGCTCATCAGCTGGGGCTGGGGAGACTGTGGGGCCCTGCTCCCCATCTGTCTCCTTCTCCTCCAGCGTGGACATAAGGGTATTGTCGCCGCTCAGGGAGCTGGTGTCCACCTAGGGATAGTGGGGGACAGAGAATCGGCATGGATGGTCACTATTGTGTGACCATATGGCCACTCACCTCCTCTACCAAGGCTTCATCTCCCTGGGAGGGATGAGCCATCTTTGTTAGAATAGCCAACGTCTATTCTCACTGAAGGTCCTATAGATGATACTATCCTAATCTAAAATCTATCTAAAGCCACCAAGCCCTGGAGGTGTTAACTACCTCTCGAAATTCTAGCCAAATACGGAAACCACCACCCCTTTACCAGGTCCCTCAGCCTAATTAAACTATCCAAGATAATGCAGCACTAAAAACTGGTTTGGAATTAGTGACAATCCAGGACAATTCAAAAGCCGCTCAGAACAGTCCTGTTTCACCATGAAAAAGCAGAGGGGGCCACCAGGCTCTCTTCAGAAGCAACCTGGAGGGCTGGTGCCTGTCCCTGCCCTGCTCAGCCCCTGACCCCCAGGAGCCACCCCTTCCTGTGCCAGCACCAGTGCATTCATCTTCCTTTACTAAGATTCCTCTGGACGGGATAAGGCTGCCTCAGACAGGCCAAGGAGAGCTGGCAGGGGTGGCTGCGCATGCTGGGCTGGGCGCATGGGTGTGGAAGGGCAGACAGGGTGTAGACCCCTGCCCGAGGTGGGGGCTTTCATACCAGGCCACACTTTACACACAGCTCTCCACCATCCGCAGCCTCTGCCCACCTCACCAGGCTCCCcggcacccccagcccctccaaGCACGTACTCAGCACACTCACCTCTGCAGAGCCTCCCCCAGCACCCAGGTTGTAGCTGAGCTCCCCTCGGAGGCCACGGCTGAAGCGCGGGGCAAACTCGGGGTAGAGCGCAAGGCTGTCGTGCAGGCCAGCCAGCTGCAGACACTGCAGGACGCAGTACGTCAGCCCCTTCACATCGGCGTTGGCCTTTACCACCTGCTCCCTCCGGGGCAGCTCACAGCCGATCAGGTCACCCTTCCCTGGGGAGAGGAAGCAGAGGTCAGTAAGCCCTGAGAGCTTCAGCCATGAGGTGAGAAGAGGGGGCTGCAGGTTGCTGAAATTCCCTTCAGGGCTGGGCTAGGCCTCGGCAGCTGAAGCCTTGAAGCCAGCACAGAGAGGGGCAAAGAGGCCTGGGACACGGCCTAACGCCTGCGGCCTGTTTCACTGGCTCCCACAAGGGCTTGGGGTAAAGAGCTCTGTGACCCAGGCCCTCAAACACATTCAGGATCAAAACCACTGTGCCGGAAAACCTGAATTTTAGCCCTGAGACAGACTGAACTGTCTTCAGTTCTAGTGGTTCACAGCTGGCTCTGTTGATTAGAATCCCGTGGAAAAGTCAGAACAAACACCCAGGCCCCATCTCTACCTACAGCATCACAGTATCTACGGGAGACCCCACAGTCTGATTGTTTTTAAGTCCCACAGGTGATTCAGCTGCAGCTTGTCCAGGAATCAGTGTTTGGAACCAGCAAATTAGAGCCCTGTGTGGCACAGGGAAAAATGTCAGGCAGCCAGGCTCACCTTCCTGAGCCCCAGCTGTCTCTGCTCCACAAGAGATGCTGCATTTAACTGAGTCTAGGGAATATTCTTGATCTCACCAGAAGGGGTCAATGGAGGTTTTCCCACAGCCAGGTTAAGACTGCCACCTGGCTGACAGCAATTATTAAATGGCATCAATGAGAGCCTGCGATGTAATCTCAGAGATGTCACATGGGGTTCGGTGGGTGAGATGTGTCTTAGAATCAATGAAATAGGGTGTGTCTGTTCAGGGACATGTTGAGGCTAAATTAGAGTTAATGTAGATAAAGTGCCTCACACAAAGACAaccaaaaagaaatcattttcttcctttccctcccaaaTAGAACCCCCTATAAATCATTCctgccaggcacaatggctccaagcactttgggaggccaaggcaggaggatctcttgagctcaggagtttgagaccagcctgggcaacatggcaaaaccccatctctacaacaacaacaacaacaacaacaaaaatttagcttggtgtggtgatgtgcacctgcaatcccagctattctggagactgaggtggaaggatcacttgagcccaggaggtcgaggctgcagtgagccgagatcacaccactgcactccagcctgggcaacagtgagacctagtctcaaaaaaaaaaaaaaaaaaaaaatcatttccaacAGGGATAGGCACGCAGTCCGGGCTTGGGCAGAGCACTCACTACCCTCAAGGCAGCTCAACCACCGCCAGGCAGTTCAGACTGTTAGAAAGTGTTTCAAAAAGGATGGCCCCGCTATGGACTACCTCACACTGCCAGCAGCACACACTGAGCTTACGTCTCCTCTACATGTTTCTGGACTTTTGCTCCAACTTAAGTATAGAATGCACCCCAACTTAAGTATAGTTTAACACTTGATTTTCTTGGTTTCAGGCCATCCTTCTGGGTCGTTCTGAGAGCTGTTTGGATCTCAATGGTGATCATCTGGGGAATGTGCTTTTCATTTGTGTCGTCTGAAATAGGATAAGCACATGCTTCTTGTCTTCATC contains:
- the LOC105492870 gene encoding microspherule protein 1 isoform X4, which produces MASGTASRSEDEESLAGQKRASSQALGTIPKRRSSSRFIKRKKFDDELVESSLAKSSTRAKGASGVEPGRCSGSEPSSSEKKKVSKAPSTPVPPSPAPAPGLTKRVKKSKQPLQVTKDLGRWKPADDLLLINAVLQTNDLTSVHLGVKFSCRFTLREVQERWYALLYDPVISKLACQAMRQLHPEAIAAIQSKALFSKAEEQLLSKVGSTSQPTLETFQDLLHRHPDAFYLARTAKALQAHWQLMKQYYLLEDQTVQPLPKGDQVLNFSDAEDLIDDSKLKDMRDEVLEHELMVADRRQKREIRQLEQELHKWQVLVDSITGMSSPDFDNQTLAVLRGRMVRYLMRSREITLGRATKDNQIDVDLSLEGPAWKISRKQGVIKLKNNGDFFIANEGRRPIYIDGRPVLCGSKWRLSNNSVVEIASLRFVFLINQDLIALIRAEAAKITPQ
- the LOC105492870 gene encoding microspherule protein 1 isoform X2, with product MTRGTGGTAQRGRSGPDSQGLLDSSLMASGTASRSEDEESLAGQKRASSQALGTIPKRRSSSRFIKRKKFDDELVESSLAKSSTRAKGASGVEPGRCSGSEPSSSEKKKVSKAPSTPVPPSPAPAPGLTKRVKKSKQPLQVTKDLGRWKPADDLLLINAVLQTNDLTSVHLGVKFSCRFTLREVQERWLACQAMRQLHPEAIAAIQSKALFSKAEEQLLSKVGSTSQPTLETFQDLLHRHPDAFYLARTAKALQAHWQLMKQYYLLEDQTVQPLPKGDQVLNFSDAEDLIDDSKLKDMRDEVLEHELMVADRRQKREIRQLEQELHKWQVLVDSITGMSSPDFDNQTLAVLRGRMVRYLMRSREITLGRATKDNQIDVDLSLEGPAWKISRKQGVIKLKNNGDFFIANEGRRPIYIDGRPVLCGSKWRLSNNSVVEIASLRFVFLINQDLIALIRAEAAKITPQ
- the LOC105492870 gene encoding microspherule protein 1 isoform X3, which gives rise to MDKDSQGLLDSSLMASGTASRSEDEESLAGQKRASSQALGTIPKRRSSSRFIKRKKFDDELVESSLAKSSTRAKGASGVEPGRCSGSEPSSSEKKKVSKAPSTPVPPSPAPAPGLTKRVKKSKQPLQVTKDLGRWKPADDLLLINAVLQTNDLTSVHLGVKFSCRFTLREVQERWYALLYDPVISKLACQAMRQLHPEAIAAIQSKALFSKAEEQLLSKVGSTSQPTLETFQDLLHRHPDAFYLARTAKALQAHWQLMKQYYLLEDQTVQPLPKGDQVLNFSDAEDLIDDSKLKDMRDEVLEHELMVADRRQKREIRQLEQELHKWQVLVDSITGMSSPDFDNQTLAVLRGRMVRYLMRSREITLGRATKDNQIDVDLSLEGPAWKISRKQGVIKLKNNGDFFIANEGRRPIYIDGRPVLCGSKWRLSNNSVVEIASLRFVFLINQDLIALIRAEAAKITPQ
- the LOC105492870 gene encoding microspherule protein 1 isoform X5, with translation MPLSWEPTSLYSPFFVAAPTPNPAIASCITFRVGGMEHASILGADSLFPALQSVKITPRWHCSGPRHCTSKSDFPVSKAPSTPVPPSPAPAPGLTKRVKKSKQPLQVTKDLGRWKPADDLLLINAVLQTNDLTSVHLGVKFSCRFTLREVQERWYALLYDPVISKLACQAMRQLHPEAIAAIQSKALFSKAEEQLLSKVGSTSQPTLETFQDLLHRHPDAFYLARTAKALQAHWQLMKQYYLLEDQTVQPLPKGDQVLNFSDAEDLIDDSKLKDMRDEVLEHELMVADRRQKREIRQLEQELHKWQVLVDSITGMSSPDFDNQTLAVLRGRMVRYLMRSREITLGRATKDNQIDVDLSLEGPAWKISRKQGVIKLKNNGDFFIANEGRRPIYIDGRPVLCGSKWRLSNNSVVEIASLRFVFLINQDLIALIRAEAAKITPQ
- the LOC105492870 gene encoding microspherule protein 1 isoform X1; amino-acid sequence: MTRGTGGTAQRGRSGPDSQGLLDSSLMASGTASRSEDEESLAGQKRASSQALGTIPKRRSSSRFIKRKKFDDELVESSLAKSSTRAKGASGVEPGRCSGSEPSSSEKKKVSKAPSTPVPPSPAPAPGLTKRVKKSKQPLQVTKDLGRWKPADDLLLINAVLQTNDLTSVHLGVKFSCRFTLREVQERWYALLYDPVISKLACQAMRQLHPEAIAAIQSKALFSKAEEQLLSKVGSTSQPTLETFQDLLHRHPDAFYLARTAKALQAHWQLMKQYYLLEDQTVQPLPKGDQVLNFSDAEDLIDDSKLKDMRDEVLEHELMVADRRQKREIRQLEQELHKWQVLVDSITGMSSPDFDNQTLAVLRGRMVRYLMRSREITLGRATKDNQIDVDLSLEGPAWKISRKQGVIKLKNNGDFFIANEGRRPIYIDGRPVLCGSKWRLSNNSVVEIASLRFVFLINQDLIALIRAEAAKITPQ